One stretch of Priestia megaterium DNA includes these proteins:
- a CDS encoding type III pantothenate kinase, whose protein sequence is MIFVLDVGNTNTVLGVYDGDELKYHWRVETSRNKTEDEYGMTIKALLEHVSLSFKDIHGIIISSVVPPIMFALERMCQKYFHLKPLVVGPGIKTGLNIKYENPREVGADRIVNAVAGIQLYGSPLIIVDFGTATTYCYIDENKQYMGGAIAPGINISTEALYSRASKLPRIEIARPNSIVGKNTVSAMQAGILYGYVGQVEGIVARMKEQATVNPKVIATGGLATLIAKESDIIDIVDPFLTLKGLQIIYTKNME, encoded by the coding sequence ATGATTTTTGTATTAGATGTTGGAAATACGAATACGGTATTAGGTGTATACGATGGAGATGAATTAAAGTACCATTGGCGTGTAGAAACAAGCCGTAATAAAACAGAAGACGAGTATGGCATGACAATCAAAGCCTTGCTTGAGCACGTTAGTTTATCTTTTAAAGATATTCATGGTATTATTATTTCCTCTGTTGTTCCTCCTATTATGTTTGCATTGGAGAGAATGTGTCAAAAGTATTTTCATTTAAAGCCGCTTGTTGTTGGTCCTGGAATTAAGACGGGTTTAAATATTAAATATGAAAATCCACGTGAAGTGGGAGCAGACCGTATTGTAAATGCTGTTGCTGGAATTCAGCTGTACGGAAGCCCTTTAATTATCGTTGATTTTGGTACCGCAACCACATATTGCTATATTGATGAAAATAAGCAATATATGGGTGGTGCGATTGCCCCTGGTATTAATATTTCGACAGAAGCTCTTTATTCAAGAGCATCTAAGCTTCCGCGAATTGAAATTGCGCGACCAAATAGCATTGTTGGAAAAAATACAGTATCTGCGATGCAAGCAGGTATTTTATATGGATACGTTGGACAAGTAGAAGGAATTGTAGCAAGAATGAAAGAGCAAGCAACAGTAAATCCTAAAGTTATTGCTACTGGAGGACTCGCAACATTGATTGCTAAAGAGTCGGATATTATTGATATTGTGGATCCATTTTTGACTTTAAAAGGATTGCAAATAATTTATACAAAAAATATGGAGTAA
- the hslO gene encoding Hsp33 family molecular chaperone HslO, producing MGDYLVKALAYNSQVRAYAVKTTDTVGEAQRRHYTWPTASAALGRSMTAGVMMGAMLKGEQKLTIKIEGRGPIGVILVDSNAKGEVRGYVTNPQTHFDLNQHGKLDVARAVGTDGTLSVVKDIGMRDQFNGQVPIVSGELGEDFTYYFVTSEQVPSSVGVGVLVNPDNTILAAGGFIIQLLPGTDDKTITAIEQRLQTIEPISKLIQKGLSPEEILEEVLGKENVKFLETMPVEFKCQCSEERIANAIISLGQEEIQSMIEEDGQAEAQCHFCNETYRFDKKQLEEMKEQAI from the coding sequence ATGGGCGACTATTTAGTAAAAGCACTAGCTTACAATAGTCAAGTTCGCGCTTATGCGGTAAAAACAACGGATACAGTTGGAGAAGCGCAGCGCCGTCACTATACATGGCCTACAGCCTCTGCAGCATTGGGACGTTCAATGACTGCAGGAGTTATGATGGGGGCTATGCTAAAGGGTGAGCAAAAGCTAACAATTAAAATTGAAGGCCGAGGCCCAATTGGCGTTATTTTAGTAGACAGCAATGCCAAAGGGGAAGTGCGTGGATATGTAACAAACCCGCAAACTCACTTTGATTTAAATCAGCATGGAAAATTAGATGTAGCACGTGCTGTAGGTACAGATGGTACGCTAAGTGTCGTAAAAGATATTGGGATGCGTGATCAATTTAACGGACAAGTACCTATCGTATCGGGAGAATTAGGAGAGGATTTCACGTATTATTTTGTGACATCTGAACAAGTCCCATCTTCAGTAGGTGTAGGTGTACTTGTTAACCCTGATAACACGATCTTAGCTGCGGGAGGATTTATCATTCAGCTTCTTCCAGGAACAGATGATAAAACTATTACAGCTATTGAACAACGTTTGCAAACGATTGAACCAATTTCAAAACTGATTCAAAAAGGCCTTTCTCCTGAGGAAATCTTAGAAGAAGTTCTTGGAAAAGAAAACGTAAAGTTTCTGGAGACAATGCCTGTAGAGTTCAAATGTCAGTGCTCAGAAGAAAGAATTGCTAATGCTATTATCAGCTTAGGACAAGAAGAGATTCAATCGATGATTGAGGAAGACGGCCAAGCTGAAGCACAGTGCCATTTCTGTAATGAGACCTATCGTTTTGATAAAAAGCAGCTAGAAGAAATGAAAGAACAAGCAATTTAA
- the cysK gene encoding cysteine synthase A has translation MARIANSITELIGQTPIVKLNRLVEEDMADVYLKLEFMNPGSSVKDRIALAMIEDAEAKGVLKPGDTIIEPTSGNTGIGLAMVAAAKGYRAILTMPETMSIERRNLLRAYGAELVLTPGPEGMKGAVNKATELAKEHGYFIPQQFQNEANPEVHRQTTAKEIIEQFGDQLDGFVAGIGTGGTITGAGEVLKEKYPNIKIYAVEPADSPILSGGQPGPHKIQGIGANFVPDTLNTEVYDEVVAVQNDQAFEYARKVAKTEGVLVGISSGAAIYAALKAAKQLGKGKKVLAIIPSNGERYLSTPLFQFEEQTQA, from the coding sequence ATGGCACGTATTGCAAATTCAATTACAGAGTTAATTGGTCAAACACCAATCGTAAAACTAAACCGTCTAGTTGAAGAAGATATGGCGGATGTATATTTAAAATTAGAATTTATGAACCCAGGAAGCAGCGTAAAAGATCGTATCGCATTAGCAATGATTGAAGATGCGGAAGCAAAAGGTGTGTTAAAACCTGGCGACACAATCATTGAACCAACAAGTGGTAACACAGGAATTGGCTTAGCAATGGTAGCTGCAGCAAAAGGATACCGTGCTATTTTAACAATGCCTGAAACCATGAGTATTGAGCGTCGTAATCTGCTTCGTGCGTACGGGGCAGAGTTAGTGTTAACGCCAGGTCCAGAAGGAATGAAAGGGGCGGTTAATAAAGCAACTGAGCTTGCAAAAGAGCATGGCTACTTTATTCCTCAACAGTTCCAAAACGAAGCGAACCCAGAAGTGCACCGTCAAACAACGGCTAAAGAAATTATCGAGCAGTTTGGCGATCAGCTAGATGGATTTGTGGCAGGTATCGGTACTGGCGGTACTATTACAGGTGCTGGTGAAGTGTTAAAAGAAAAGTACCCAAACATCAAAATTTATGCGGTAGAGCCAGCTGATTCTCCGATTTTAAGCGGTGGTCAACCAGGACCTCATAAAATTCAAGGAATTGGTGCAAACTTTGTTCCGGATACGCTTAACACGGAAGTATATGACGAAGTTGTCGCTGTTCAAAACGACCAAGCTTTTGAATATGCCCGTAAAGTAGCAAAAACAGAAGGTGTACTAGTAGGTATCTCTTCTGGGGCTGCGATTTATGCTGCGTTAAAAGCTGCAAAACAGCTTGGAAAAGGTAAAAAAGTGTTAGCGATTATTCCAAGTAACGGTGAGCGTTACTTAAGTACTCCATTGTTCCAATTCGAGGAACAAACACAAGCATAA
- the pabB gene encoding aminodeoxychorismate synthase component I yields the protein MQQRMTWGESISISKNQWFKKYQELSKEEPNHILLESGRGGKFQMMGLKPVAILRGEQNELHIKTDGRATVQKGNPLHLMRDWVKKFEAEVNPDLPPFQGGAIGFISYDYIRYVETIPGLAEDSLKTPDVYFLIFDDVFVYDQEKEKLWIIVNDEADCKEKAHKRIDQYKKDWMEASAEGLSYERIHRVAEKSEVSMSEAAFSDATTRVHEYIGQGDVFQVNLSVRQSQQLQTHPMHIYEQVRKINPSPYMSYMQTEEFHIVSCSPELLVKKAGDEISTRPIAGTRSRGKDDQEDQQLADELIHNEKERAEHVMLVDLERNDLGRVSEYGTVHVDEFMVIEKYSHVMHIVSNVKGKLARNKDFVDIVDAVFPGGTITGAPKVRTMEIIEELEPVRRGIYTGSIGWIGFNGDMELNIAIRTMIIQDGQAYVQAGAGVVIDSNPKHEYKESLKKAIALWKAKEQSENELSEGE from the coding sequence ATGCAGCAAAGAATGACTTGGGGCGAATCTATTTCTATCTCTAAAAACCAATGGTTCAAAAAATATCAAGAGTTGTCAAAAGAGGAACCGAATCATATCCTGCTTGAAAGCGGTCGAGGCGGAAAGTTTCAAATGATGGGATTAAAACCTGTAGCCATATTGCGAGGCGAACAAAACGAGCTTCATATCAAAACGGATGGCCGAGCTACTGTTCAAAAAGGTAATCCGCTTCATCTTATGCGAGACTGGGTGAAGAAGTTTGAAGCAGAGGTGAATCCAGATCTTCCTCCTTTTCAAGGTGGAGCAATTGGCTTTATTAGCTATGATTATATCCGCTATGTAGAAACCATACCTGGTCTTGCTGAAGATTCATTGAAAACGCCGGACGTTTATTTCCTTATTTTCGATGACGTATTTGTATACGATCAAGAAAAGGAAAAGCTCTGGATTATAGTTAACGATGAAGCAGATTGTAAAGAGAAGGCACATAAGCGTATTGATCAATACAAAAAGGACTGGATGGAGGCAAGTGCTGAAGGACTATCATATGAGCGTATTCATCGTGTTGCCGAAAAGAGTGAGGTTTCGATGTCTGAAGCTGCTTTTTCAGATGCCACAACTCGCGTACATGAGTACATCGGGCAAGGCGATGTGTTTCAAGTGAACTTATCTGTTCGACAGTCTCAACAGCTTCAAACTCATCCTATGCATATCTACGAACAGGTACGAAAAATCAACCCGTCTCCTTACATGTCTTATATGCAGACAGAAGAATTTCACATTGTGAGCTGTTCACCAGAACTATTAGTGAAAAAAGCCGGTGATGAAATCAGTACGAGACCGATTGCGGGAACGCGCTCTCGCGGTAAGGATGATCAAGAAGACCAACAGTTAGCGGATGAGCTTATTCATAACGAAAAAGAGCGTGCAGAGCATGTGATGCTTGTTGACTTGGAGCGTAATGATCTTGGTAGAGTAAGCGAATATGGTACCGTTCATGTTGACGAGTTTATGGTTATTGAAAAGTATTCACATGTCATGCATATTGTGTCTAATGTAAAAGGCAAGCTTGCGCGCAACAAAGATTTTGTAGATATCGTAGATGCGGTTTTTCCTGGAGGAACGATTACTGGAGCACCTAAAGTTCGTACAATGGAAATCATTGAAGAACTTGAACCAGTTCGACGAGGAATTTATACAGGATCGATTGGTTGGATTGGGTTTAATGGAGATATGGAATTAAATATTGCGATTCGCACTATGATTATTCAAGACGGCCAAGCTTATGTGCAGGCTGGTGCGGGTGTTGTGATTGATTCAAATCCGAAACACGAATACAAAGAATCACTGAAAAAAGCAATTGCACTATGGAAAGCAAAAGAGCAGAGCGAAAATGAGCTGAGTGAGGGTGAGTAA
- the pabA gene encoding aminodeoxychorismate/anthranilate synthase component II: MILMIDNYDSFTFNLVQYLGELGHELLVKRNDEITLSEIEVLNPDFLMISPGPCSPNEAGISLEAIEYFAGKIPIFGVCLGHQSIGQAFGGNVIRADKLMHGKTSEMHHDGRTIFKGLDNPFTATRYHSLIVEKSSLPDCFEISAWTAEDEIMAIRHKSLPIEGVQFHPESIMTSYGKEMLKNFIETYEKKRV; this comes from the coding sequence ATGATATTAATGATTGATAATTATGATTCTTTTACGTTTAATTTAGTACAGTATTTAGGTGAGCTAGGGCATGAGCTTCTTGTAAAAAGAAATGATGAAATTACACTTTCTGAAATTGAAGTGCTAAATCCAGATTTCTTGATGATCTCCCCGGGACCTTGTAGTCCTAACGAAGCGGGAATCAGTCTAGAAGCCATCGAGTATTTTGCAGGTAAGATTCCAATATTCGGCGTATGCTTAGGGCATCAGTCGATTGGGCAAGCTTTTGGAGGGAATGTGATTCGTGCGGATAAATTAATGCACGGTAAAACATCTGAAATGCATCATGATGGCCGTACTATCTTTAAAGGCCTTGATAATCCGTTCACGGCAACTCGATATCATTCTTTGATTGTAGAAAAAAGTTCACTGCCGGATTGCTTTGAGATTTCAGCGTGGACAGCAGAAGATGAAATTATGGCGATTCGCCATAAATCATTACCTATTGAAGGAGTACAGTTCCACCCTGAATCTATCATGACTTCTTACGGTAAAGAAATGCTGAAGAATTTTATTGAAACTTACGAAAAAAAGCGAGTGTAA
- the pabC gene encoding aminodeoxychorismate lyase — MYIYVNGEVKPASEATISPFDHGYMYGLGLFETLRVYEGHPFLVEDHLNRLRSSLRELNIVWDYSTQDVLGIINSLLMKNNERNAYVRLNVSAGNGGIGLQVEEYDKPSTIVYMKSMPHPSSPLVKEGLILETKRNTPEGTMRLKSHHYLNNVLAKREVGSDLNKEGIFLTKEGFLAEGIVSNLFFVKDDCVYTPSLETGILNGITRQFIFTLLQRKNIEVVEGLFTVEQLLEGDEAFVTNSIQEIVPLRSIKDKQFSVGDHTLTAQLQKEYRSYTMSLMSRHELHV, encoded by the coding sequence ATGTATATATACGTAAATGGCGAAGTAAAGCCTGCGTCTGAAGCCACTATTTCTCCGTTTGATCACGGATATATGTATGGGCTAGGGCTGTTTGAAACGTTACGAGTTTATGAAGGTCATCCATTTTTAGTGGAAGACCATCTGAATCGACTGCGTAGCAGCTTACGTGAATTAAATATTGTATGGGACTACTCTACACAGGATGTGTTGGGAATCATTAATAGTCTGTTAATGAAAAACAATGAGAGAAATGCGTATGTTCGATTAAATGTCTCAGCAGGAAATGGCGGAATTGGCTTGCAGGTGGAAGAATACGACAAGCCATCTACAATCGTATATATGAAATCAATGCCTCATCCATCGAGCCCCCTTGTAAAAGAGGGGCTTATTCTTGAGACAAAGCGAAATACGCCCGAAGGAACCATGAGGTTAAAGTCTCATCATTATTTAAACAATGTACTAGCTAAGCGAGAAGTTGGTTCAGACTTAAATAAAGAGGGTATCTTTTTAACAAAAGAAGGGTTCTTAGCCGAAGGTATTGTGTCCAATTTATTTTTTGTAAAGGATGATTGTGTATATACGCCGTCTCTTGAAACAGGTATCTTAAATGGAATTACGAGACAGTTTATCTTTACGCTTTTACAAAGGAAAAACATAGAGGTTGTAGAAGGCTTATTCACGGTGGAACAGCTCTTGGAGGGTGATGAAGCTTTCGTTACAAATTCCATTCAAGAAATCGTACCTCTTCGAAGTATAAAGGATAAGCAGTTTTCAGTAGGAGACCATACGTTGACAGCTCAGTTGCAAAAAGAGTATCGCTCTTACACGATGTCGCTAATGAGTCGACATGAGCTACATGTATAA
- the folB gene encoding dihydroneopterin aldolase, with amino-acid sequence MDKIYVNDMRFYGYHGVFPEENKLGQRFHVDLAVELDLKQAGTTDNLEYSVSYADLYQTCQEVVEKRTFKLVETVAETIASELLANYELVQACTVKVYKPDPPIPGYYQSVAIEIKRSR; translated from the coding sequence ATGGATAAAATTTATGTGAATGATATGCGTTTCTATGGATATCATGGCGTATTTCCAGAAGAAAATAAATTAGGGCAGCGTTTTCACGTGGATTTAGCTGTAGAACTGGATTTAAAACAAGCTGGTACTACGGACAATTTAGAATACTCGGTGAGCTATGCAGATTTATACCAAACATGCCAGGAAGTTGTAGAGAAGCGCACGTTCAAGTTAGTTGAAACGGTGGCCGAAACGATTGCATCTGAATTGCTTGCTAATTACGAACTCGTGCAGGCTTGTACAGTAAAGGTATATAAGCCCGATCCGCCAATTCCCGGTTATTATCAATCGGTAGCTATTGAAATTAAAAGGAGCCGTTGA
- the folK gene encoding 2-amino-4-hydroxy-6-hydroxymethyldihydropteridine diphosphokinase, with product MTTEAYIALGSNIENRMEHLKSGVTGLMKPSEIKVVAVSSVYETAPVGYTDQASFLNMVVKIQTTYSSEHLLDCLQAIEQTAGRKREIVWGPRTLDLDILLYSNEIIHTDRLSVPHPRMFERAFVMVPLNELAPSLILPVAEEKVETITTRLSDLKDVKLFRKQTTGILDMFENNSNDLHK from the coding sequence ATGACAACAGAAGCATATATTGCATTAGGATCAAACATTGAAAATCGAATGGAACATTTGAAGTCAGGAGTTACTGGCTTGATGAAACCCTCTGAGATTAAGGTAGTGGCTGTTTCATCTGTTTATGAAACGGCCCCGGTCGGGTATACGGATCAAGCAAGCTTTTTAAACATGGTAGTAAAAATACAAACAACGTATTCGTCAGAGCACCTTTTAGATTGTTTGCAAGCCATTGAACAAACGGCAGGTCGAAAAAGAGAGATTGTATGGGGGCCTAGAACCCTTGATTTAGATATCTTACTTTATAGTAACGAAATCATTCATACGGATAGGCTGAGCGTCCCTCATCCTCGAATGTTTGAACGAGCATTTGTGATGGTTCCTCTAAACGAACTAGCTCCATCTCTTATTCTCCCTGTAGCGGAAGAAAAAGTTGAAACCATCACAACACGTTTATCGGATTTAAAAGATGTAAAATTATTTCGAAAGCAAACAACTGGTATACTAGATATGTTCGAAAATAATAGTAATGATTTACATAAGTAA
- the lysS gene encoding lysine--tRNA ligase, whose protein sequence is MSHEELNDQFLVRREKMSNLRDQGIDPFGQRFERTHTSQQLISEYDELTKEQLEENEVPVSLAGRIMTKRGKGKAGFAHVQDLTGQIQLYVRKDAIGEEQYEIFSSVDIGDLVGVEGVLFKTKVGELSIKVKDFTLLTKALRPLPDKYHGLKDIEQRYRQRYLDLITNPESKQTFISRSRIIQSMRRYLDNHGYLEVETPMMHSIAGGAAARPFVTHHNALDMELYMRIAIELHLKRLIVGGLEKVYEIGRVFRNEGVSTRHNPEFTMIELYEAYADYKDIMALTENLIAHIAQEVLGTTKIQYGDQEVDLTPEWTRLHMVDAIKQYTGVDFWGETSVEEARALAKEHGVEITEHMQYGHIVNEFFEQKVEEQLIQPTFIYGHPVEISPLAKKNAEDPRFTDRFELFIVAREHANAFTELNDPIDQRERFEAQLKEKEQGNDEAHEMDDDFIEALEYGMPPTGGLGIGIDRLVMLLTNAPSIRDVLLFPHMRQR, encoded by the coding sequence ATGAGTCATGAAGAATTAAATGATCAATTTCTCGTTCGTCGCGAAAAAATGAGCAACCTACGAGATCAAGGTATTGATCCGTTTGGTCAACGTTTTGAACGTACACATACATCACAGCAATTAATTAGTGAGTATGACGAGTTAACAAAAGAACAGTTAGAAGAAAATGAAGTGCCTGTGTCACTAGCTGGTCGTATTATGACAAAGCGTGGAAAAGGAAAAGCAGGTTTCGCTCACGTTCAAGATTTAACGGGACAAATTCAGCTTTATGTACGTAAAGATGCAATTGGCGAAGAACAGTACGAAATCTTCAGCAGCGTAGATATCGGTGACTTGGTAGGGGTTGAAGGTGTTTTATTCAAAACAAAAGTTGGCGAACTTTCTATTAAAGTAAAAGATTTTACGTTACTAACAAAAGCGCTTCGTCCACTTCCAGATAAATATCATGGTTTAAAAGATATTGAACAGCGCTACCGTCAACGTTACTTAGATTTAATTACAAACCCAGAAAGTAAACAAACATTTATCTCAAGAAGCCGTATTATTCAATCGATGCGCCGTTACTTAGATAATCATGGATATTTAGAAGTTGAAACACCAATGATGCATTCAATCGCAGGTGGAGCAGCAGCTCGTCCGTTTGTGACACATCACAATGCGCTTGATATGGAACTTTATATGCGTATTGCGATTGAACTTCATTTAAAACGTTTAATCGTAGGTGGATTAGAAAAAGTATATGAAATTGGCCGTGTATTCCGTAATGAAGGTGTATCTACACGTCACAACCCTGAATTTACAATGATCGAGTTGTACGAAGCGTATGCGGACTACAAAGATATCATGGCTTTAACAGAGAACTTAATTGCACACATCGCGCAAGAAGTACTTGGCACAACAAAGATTCAGTATGGCGATCAAGAGGTAGATTTAACTCCAGAGTGGACAAGACTTCATATGGTCGATGCTATTAAACAATATACGGGCGTAGACTTCTGGGGAGAAACATCTGTTGAAGAAGCTCGTGCTTTAGCGAAAGAACACGGGGTAGAAATCACTGAACATATGCAATATGGACATATTGTAAATGAATTCTTTGAACAAAAAGTAGAAGAGCAGTTAATTCAACCAACGTTCATTTACGGACATCCTGTAGAGATCTCTCCATTGGCTAAGAAAAATGCGGAAGATCCGCGTTTTACTGACCGTTTTGAGCTGTTTATCGTTGCGCGTGAACACGCGAACGCATTTACAGAGCTAAATGATCCAATTGACCAACGTGAGCGCTTTGAAGCTCAGTTGAAAGAGAAAGAACAAGGAAACGATGAAGCACATGAGATGGATGATGACTTCATTGAGGCATTAGAATATGGTATGCCACCTACAGGTGGTCTAGGAATCGGTATTGACCGCCTTGTTATGTTACTAACAAATGCACCGTCAATCCGTGATGTACTATTATTCCCACATATGCGTCAACGCTAA
- a CDS encoding CtsR family transcriptional regulator, which produces MPNISDIIEQYLKQVLELSEREIVEIRRSEIADKFQCVPSQINYVINTRFTVERGYLVESKRGGGGFIRIAKVKMHDAADLFQQVIEMIQNEISQVSAENVIIRLVEEKVITEREAKIMLSVINRSVINIELPYRDELRANLLKAMLNSLRYR; this is translated from the coding sequence GTGCCAAATATCTCTGACATTATCGAACAGTATTTAAAACAAGTACTTGAATTAAGTGAAAGAGAAATTGTTGAAATAAGGCGCAGTGAGATTGCTGATAAATTTCAATGCGTTCCGTCGCAAATTAATTACGTTATCAATACCCGTTTTACAGTTGAGAGAGGTTATCTTGTAGAAAGTAAGCGAGGCGGCGGCGGCTTTATTCGTATTGCAAAAGTAAAAATGCATGATGCAGCGGATTTGTTTCAGCAAGTAATTGAGATGATTCAAAATGAAATTTCACAAGTAAGTGCTGAAAACGTCATTATTAGGTTAGTTGAAGAAAAAGTCATCACAGAACGAGAAGCAAAAATCATGTTGAGTGTTATCAATCGTTCAGTTATTAATATTGAACTTCCTTATCGTGATGAGCTAAGGGCTAATCTTTTAAAAGCAATGCTTAATTCATTACGCTACCGATAA
- a CDS encoding UvrB/UvrC motif-containing protein encodes MICQQCETRPATLHFTKIINGEKTEMHVCEQCASENGDTFSFSNQQGFSINNLLAGLLNLDPVVTENYKQQSHEVLSCPTCGMTYQKFAKIGRFGCADCYKTFERPLIPFLKRLHGGNYLHHGKIPARIASNLHLKKELQALRLNLKEYIEKEEFEKAAELRDHIRLLEKKMNESREEEA; translated from the coding sequence ATGATTTGTCAGCAATGTGAAACGAGACCTGCAACTCTTCACTTCACAAAAATTATTAATGGTGAAAAGACGGAGATGCATGTATGTGAACAATGCGCTTCAGAAAATGGAGATACATTTTCTTTTTCAAATCAGCAAGGTTTTTCAATCAATAACTTACTAGCTGGCCTACTTAACCTAGATCCAGTAGTAACTGAAAATTATAAGCAACAAAGTCATGAGGTTCTTTCTTGTCCTACTTGTGGTATGACCTATCAAAAATTTGCTAAAATCGGCAGGTTTGGATGTGCAGATTGCTACAAAACATTTGAGCGACCTCTTATTCCTTTCTTGAAGAGGCTGCATGGAGGTAATTATCTACATCATGGAAAAATACCAGCAAGAATTGCAAGTAATCTTCATTTAAAAAAGGAATTACAGGCATTAAGATTGAACTTAAAAGAGTATATCGAAAAAGAGGAGTTTGAGAAAGCAGCCGAACTCCGAGATCACATTCGATTACTAGAAAAGAAGATGAACGAATCGAGAGAGGAGGAAGCGTAA
- a CDS encoding protein arginine kinase, with the protein MSQDLFFSQPVSSWMRQEASNSDIVLSSRIRLARNLTHYLFPTLFSKEQAVEVVRVFEQVFQKSENTNQWNLHLLKMNELQPLQKQVLVEKHLISPNLAEGDNNGACFLSEKEDLSIMVNEEDHLRIQCLFPGLQLSEALSTANKVDNWIEKYVDYAFDENRGYLTSCPTNVGTGLRASVMMHLPALVMTRQIHRIIPAINQLGLVVRGIYGEGSEALGNIFQISNQITLGKSEEDIVADLNSVVQQLITQEHSARDALFKTSHVELEDRVYRSYGVLANSRIIESKEASQCLSDVRLGIDLGYIKGLSQNILNELIIMTQPGFLQKYSGGPLKPQERDIKRATLIRERLTINKNTN; encoded by the coding sequence ATGTCCCAGGATTTGTTCTTTTCCCAGCCTGTTAGCTCTTGGATGCGTCAAGAAGCTTCAAATTCAGATATTGTTCTAAGCAGTCGAATCAGGCTGGCTCGAAATTTAACTCATTATCTTTTTCCAACTCTCTTTTCTAAAGAACAAGCAGTTGAAGTGGTTCGAGTATTCGAGCAAGTTTTTCAAAAAAGTGAGAACACCAATCAGTGGAATTTGCATTTACTAAAGATGAACGAATTACAGCCTCTTCAAAAGCAAGTGTTGGTTGAAAAGCATCTTATCAGTCCTAACTTGGCTGAAGGAGATAACAACGGAGCTTGTTTTTTATCAGAAAAAGAAGATTTGAGTATTATGGTTAATGAAGAAGATCATTTACGCATACAATGTTTATTTCCAGGCCTTCAATTATCTGAAGCTTTAAGCACAGCGAATAAAGTAGATAATTGGATTGAGAAATACGTAGATTATGCGTTTGATGAAAATAGAGGGTATTTAACCAGCTGTCCCACAAATGTGGGTACTGGGCTACGTGCATCTGTGATGATGCATCTGCCGGCTTTAGTGATGACCCGTCAAATTCATCGTATTATTCCCGCTATTAACCAGCTCGGCTTAGTGGTGAGAGGAATTTATGGAGAAGGTAGCGAAGCTTTAGGGAATATCTTTCAAATTTCTAATCAGATAACCTTAGGGAAATCTGAAGAAGATATTGTGGCAGATTTAAATAGTGTCGTACAGCAGTTAATTACACAAGAGCACTCTGCAAGAGACGCGCTGTTTAAGACATCTCATGTAGAGTTAGAAGATCGAGTGTATCGTTCATATGGAGTATTGGCCAATAGCCGTATTATTGAGTCAAAAGAAGCTTCACAATGCTTATCAGATGTTCGATTAGGAATCGATTTAGGGTATATAAAAGGACTGAGTCAAAATATATTGAATGAACTTATCATTATGACGCAGCCAGGCTTTTTACAAAAGTATTCGGGAGGTCCCCTAAAGCCTCAAGAACGTGACATTAAAAGAGCCACCTTAATTCGAGAACGTCTCACTATAAATAAAAACACAAATTAA